In Arachis hypogaea cultivar Tifrunner chromosome 17, arahy.Tifrunner.gnm2.J5K5, whole genome shotgun sequence, a single window of DNA contains:
- the LOC112765169 gene encoding uncharacterized protein isoform X2 has protein sequence MNSHFGYECDYNYVVGNGNFNEDVHQGWDDQRWVEPYTYDQSSWQQPPPMHYEEEPFYDAYQPNGYGESPCDFQEPPPYAYESYPQHEPQPHSQAYFHQIPPYDPNSYPPYQPPYEPYEPYMEPPPFQHQYFQEPPPPHYYQDEPPPIYENFQPQDEYYFPPQPPMEEYSYPLIQEPHDPNHIIQEEQESRDRLKEALDQFQATMECVVQQVERVENIEPPQLYQEEPPSYYEPSPQFNETFHPPQSLRDETLGVLVQGQEEMKRDVQNFMAALDAVTNQLASQCLNTQGTLMATCGESNEEHSMKERLETPAENEGSCFVLEQLEEALIVEDKEEVVEDLGDAELPWEHRVEENPSKMIEIDAREESAHLPRHIPYEDLDGIEQELSSHGNKEQASSPSSGESFELEEPSPGAFEKFVEVNSFHPPNYSLIKGKGLDSLIINEQRIELEKSCEEVEVPRNKRTGVGYALSRSLEASLPRWPSTPSLEWVKFISISFIVPLEYGLLETDGQLRILCGMKRKRKMFRGWRCKSRLIMVDASNMRYKGWSSAQLDGSRRIVGHYIENSPHSPPGWTNNDDQPQDGCENKVWDPGLQEEDQLWKPQACEELHQDLAQFMKNLGAQWRTKHWWEFQDEYKHKPP, from the coding sequence atgaattctcactttggctatgagtgtgattacaactatgttgtaggaaatgggaacttcaatgaagatgtgcatcaaggatgggatgaccaaaggtgggtggagccatatacatatgatcaatcttcatggcaacaacctccaccaatgcactatgaagaagagccattctatgatgcataccaacccaatggctatggtgaatctccttgtgactttcaagaaccaccaccatatgcctatgagtcatatcctcaacatgaacctcaaccacactcacaagcctattttcaccaaatacctccatatgaccctaattcttatccaccataccaaccaccttatgagccatatgaaccatacatggaaccaccaccattccaacatcaatattttcaagagccacctcctccacattattaccaagatgaaccacctccaatatatgaaaattttcaaccacaagatgaatactactttccaccacaacctcccatggaagaatactcatatccattgatccaagagccacatgatcctaatcatattatccaagaggaacaagagtcaagggatcgtctcaaggaagcattggatcaatttcaagcaaccatggagtgtgttgtgcaacaagtggaaagagtggaaaacatagaaccaccacaactctaccaagaagaaccaccttcctactatgaaccctccccCCAATTTAATGAaaccttccacccaccccaatctctaagggatgaaacccttggtgttcttgttcaagggcaagaagagatgaaaagggatgtgcaaaatttcatggccgccttggatgcggtaacaaatcaattagcctcccaatgcttgaacactcaaggaactctcatggctacatgtggagaatcaaatgaagaacatagcatgaaggagagattggaaactccggcggaaaatgagggaagttgctttgtattggaacaattggaggaagctttaattgttgaagacaaggaagaagtggtagaagacttaggagatgcggagcttccatgggaacatagagttgaagaaaacccctccaagatgattgaaattgatgctagggaggaaagtgcacaccttccaaggcatattccatatgaagacttggatgggatagagcaagaactgagttcccatggcaataaagagcaagcatcaagtcctagtagtggagaatcctttgaacttgaagaaccttctcccggtgcatttgaaaaGTTTGTGGAGGTAAACTCctttcaccctcccaattatagtttgattaagggaaaaggcttagatagtttgattattaatgaacaaaggattgaattagagaaatcttgtgaagaggtggaagtccctagaaataaaagaacgggggttggttatgctttgtcaagatctttggaagcatctttgcctaggtggccatctactccttcacttgagtgggtaaaattcatttctattagctttattgtcccacttgagtatggcttgcttgaaacggatggtcaacttaggatcctttgtgggatgaagcgtaagcgaaagatgtttcgtggttggcgttgtaaatcaaggctcattatggttgatgcatcaaacatgagatataaaggttggagtagtgctcaattagatggatctaggaggattgttggccactatatagagaattcacctcactcaccacccggttggactaataatgatgatcaacctcaagacgggtgtgaaaacaaagtgtgggatcccggattacaagaagaggatcaactttggaagccccaagcttgtgaagaactccatcaagacttggctcaattcatgaagaatcttggggcacaatggagaaccaagcattggtgggagttccaagatgaatacaagcacaagccaccttga
- the LOC112767142 gene encoding uncharacterized protein, with protein MWDITHKKIDGSYVNEKAKEIAEKIEAHSSQQPMESTVNSPLDALGVVFGKEHPGRVRGLGMGAVPTIAFKNNTTRISQMNLGSSNDVGTSSTCGPNVQEELDAVKAQLQALVSYIASKEGGKIPIQLAGIFPTQQVSQGLDQESEIPSPKELGSRSSGASNKEA; from the exons ATGTGGGACATCACTCACAAGAAAATAGATGGAAGTTATGTTAATGAAAAGGCTAAAGAAATAGCG GAGAAGATTGAAGCACATAGTAGCCAACAACCGATGGAATCAACTGTTAATTCTCCTCTTGATGCTCTTGGAGTAGTTTTTGGAAAAGAGCACCCTGGTCGTGTTCGAGGTTTAGGTATGGGAGCTGTTCCAACAATTGCTTTCAAGAACAACACTACAAGGATTAGTCAAATGAATTTAGGTTCTTCAAATGATGTTGGCACATCATCTACTTGTGGTCCAAATGTACAAGAAGAGTTAGATGCCGTTAAAGCGCAATTGCAAGCGCTAGTCTCCTATATTGCTTCTAAGGAAGGAGGTAAAATTCCAATACAATTGGCTGGAATATTCCCTACTCAACAAGTTTCACAG ggaTTGGATCAGGAAAGTGAGATTCCATCACCAAAAGAGTTAGGAAGTAGGTCTTCTGGAGCAAGCAACAAGGAAGCATGA
- the LOC112765169 gene encoding uncharacterized protein isoform X3: MHYEEEPFYDAYQPNGYGESPCDFQEPPPYAYESYPQHEPQPHSQAYFHQIPPYDPNSYPPYQPPYEPYEPYMEPPPFQHQYFQEPPPPHYYQDEPPPIYENFQPQDEYYFPPQPPMEEYSYPLIQEPHDPNHIIQEEQESRDRLKEALDQFQATMECVVQQVERVENIEPPQLYQEEPPSYYEPSPQFNETFHPPQSLRDETLGVLVQGQEEMKRDVQNFMAALDAVTNQLASQCLNTQGTLMATCGESNEEHSMKERLETPAENEGSCFVLEQLEEALIVEDKEEVVEDLGDAELPWEHRVEENPSKMIEIDAREESAHLPRHIPYEDLDGIEQELSSHGNKEQASSPSSGESFELEEPSPGAFEKFVEVNSFHPPNYSLIKGKGLDSLIINEQRIELEKSCEEVEVPRNKRTGVGYALSRSLEASLPRWPSTPSLEWVKFISISFIVPLEYGLLETDGQLRILCGMKRKRKMFRGWRCKSRLIMVDASNMRYKGWSSAQLDGSRRIVGHYIENSPHSPPGWTNNDDQPQDGCENKVWDPGLQEEDQLWKPQACEELHQDLAQFMKNLGAQWRTKHWWEFQDEYKHKPP, from the coding sequence atgcactatgaagaagagccattctatgatgcataccaacccaatggctatggtgaatctccttgtgactttcaagaaccaccaccatatgcctatgagtcatatcctcaacatgaacctcaaccacactcacaagcctattttcaccaaatacctccatatgaccctaattcttatccaccataccaaccaccttatgagccatatgaaccatacatggaaccaccaccattccaacatcaatattttcaagagccacctcctccacattattaccaagatgaaccacctccaatatatgaaaattttcaaccacaagatgaatactactttccaccacaacctcccatggaagaatactcatatccattgatccaagagccacatgatcctaatcatattatccaagaggaacaagagtcaagggatcgtctcaaggaagcattggatcaatttcaagcaaccatggagtgtgttgtgcaacaagtggaaagagtggaaaacatagaaccaccacaactctaccaagaagaaccaccttcctactatgaaccctccccCCAATTTAATGAaaccttccacccaccccaatctctaagggatgaaacccttggtgttcttgttcaagggcaagaagagatgaaaagggatgtgcaaaatttcatggccgccttggatgcggtaacaaatcaattagcctcccaatgcttgaacactcaaggaactctcatggctacatgtggagaatcaaatgaagaacatagcatgaaggagagattggaaactccggcggaaaatgagggaagttgctttgtattggaacaattggaggaagctttaattgttgaagacaaggaagaagtggtagaagacttaggagatgcggagcttccatgggaacatagagttgaagaaaacccctccaagatgattgaaattgatgctagggaggaaagtgcacaccttccaaggcatattccatatgaagacttggatgggatagagcaagaactgagttcccatggcaataaagagcaagcatcaagtcctagtagtggagaatcctttgaacttgaagaaccttctcccggtgcatttgaaaaGTTTGTGGAGGTAAACTCctttcaccctcccaattatagtttgattaagggaaaaggcttagatagtttgattattaatgaacaaaggattgaattagagaaatcttgtgaagaggtggaagtccctagaaataaaagaacgggggttggttatgctttgtcaagatctttggaagcatctttgcctaggtggccatctactccttcacttgagtgggtaaaattcatttctattagctttattgtcccacttgagtatggcttgcttgaaacggatggtcaacttaggatcctttgtgggatgaagcgtaagcgaaagatgtttcgtggttggcgttgtaaatcaaggctcattatggttgatgcatcaaacatgagatataaaggttggagtagtgctcaattagatggatctaggaggattgttggccactatatagagaattcacctcactcaccacccggttggactaataatgatgatcaacctcaagacgggtgtgaaaacaaagtgtgggatcccggattacaagaagaggatcaactttggaagccccaagcttgtgaagaactccatcaagacttggctcaattcatgaagaatcttggggcacaatggagaaccaagcattggtgggagttccaagatgaatacaagcacaagccaccttga
- the LOC112765169 gene encoding uncharacterized protein isoform X1 has translation MLFLCFVVDLLLLLLFSFNSIRGNGNFNEDVHQGWDDQRWVEPYTYDQSSWQQPPPMHYEEEPFYDAYQPNGYGESPCDFQEPPPYAYESYPQHEPQPHSQAYFHQIPPYDPNSYPPYQPPYEPYEPYMEPPPFQHQYFQEPPPPHYYQDEPPPIYENFQPQDEYYFPPQPPMEEYSYPLIQEPHDPNHIIQEEQESRDRLKEALDQFQATMECVVQQVERVENIEPPQLYQEEPPSYYEPSPQFNETFHPPQSLRDETLGVLVQGQEEMKRDVQNFMAALDAVTNQLASQCLNTQGTLMATCGESNEEHSMKERLETPAENEGSCFVLEQLEEALIVEDKEEVVEDLGDAELPWEHRVEENPSKMIEIDAREESAHLPRHIPYEDLDGIEQELSSHGNKEQASSPSSGESFELEEPSPGAFEKFVEVNSFHPPNYSLIKGKGLDSLIINEQRIELEKSCEEVEVPRNKRTGVGYALSRSLEASLPRWPSTPSLEWVKFISISFIVPLEYGLLETDGQLRILCGMKRKRKMFRGWRCKSRLIMVDASNMRYKGWSSAQLDGSRRIVGHYIENSPHSPPGWTNNDDQPQDGCENKVWDPGLQEEDQLWKPQACEELHQDLAQFMKNLGAQWRTKHWWEFQDEYKHKPP, from the exons atgttgttcttatgttttgttgtagatctacttttgctccttctattttctttcaattcaattagag gaaatgggaacttcaatgaagatgtgcatcaaggatgggatgaccaaaggtgggtggagccatatacatatgatcaatcttcatggcaacaacctccaccaatgcactatgaagaagagccattctatgatgcataccaacccaatggctatggtgaatctccttgtgactttcaagaaccaccaccatatgcctatgagtcatatcctcaacatgaacctcaaccacactcacaagcctattttcaccaaatacctccatatgaccctaattcttatccaccataccaaccaccttatgagccatatgaaccatacatggaaccaccaccattccaacatcaatattttcaagagccacctcctccacattattaccaagatgaaccacctccaatatatgaaaattttcaaccacaagatgaatactactttccaccacaacctcccatggaagaatactcatatccattgatccaagagccacatgatcctaatcatattatccaagaggaacaagagtcaagggatcgtctcaaggaagcattggatcaatttcaagcaaccatggagtgtgttgtgcaacaagtggaaagagtggaaaacatagaaccaccacaactctaccaagaagaaccaccttcctactatgaaccctccccCCAATTTAATGAaaccttccacccaccccaatctctaagggatgaaacccttggtgttcttgttcaagggcaagaagagatgaaaagggatgtgcaaaatttcatggccgccttggatgcggtaacaaatcaattagcctcccaatgcttgaacactcaaggaactctcatggctacatgtggagaatcaaatgaagaacatagcatgaaggagagattggaaactccggcggaaaatgagggaagttgctttgtattggaacaattggaggaagctttaattgttgaagacaaggaagaagtggtagaagacttaggagatgcggagcttccatgggaacatagagttgaagaaaacccctccaagatgattgaaattgatgctagggaggaaagtgcacaccttccaaggcatattccatatgaagacttggatgggatagagcaagaactgagttcccatggcaataaagagcaagcatcaagtcctagtagtggagaatcctttgaacttgaagaaccttctcccggtgcatttgaaaaGTTTGTGGAGGTAAACTCctttcaccctcccaattatagtttgattaagggaaaaggcttagatagtttgattattaatgaacaaaggattgaattagagaaatcttgtgaagaggtggaagtccctagaaataaaagaacgggggttggttatgctttgtcaagatctttggaagcatctttgcctaggtggccatctactccttcacttgagtgggtaaaattcatttctattagctttattgtcccacttgagtatggcttgcttgaaacggatggtcaacttaggatcctttgtgggatgaagcgtaagcgaaagatgtttcgtggttggcgttgtaaatcaaggctcattatggttgatgcatcaaacatgagatataaaggttggagtagtgctcaattagatggatctaggaggattgttggccactatatagagaattcacctcactcaccacccggttggactaataatgatgatcaacctcaagacgggtgtgaaaacaaagtgtgggatcccggattacaagaagaggatcaactttggaagccccaagcttgtgaagaactccatcaagacttggctcaattcatgaagaatcttggggcacaatggagaaccaagcattggtgggagttccaagatgaatacaagcacaagccaccttga